The genomic interval AGCGAGGTGAACACCTCGCCCGCCAGGTGGATGGAGGTACCGTTGCCTGCCGACGCATAGGTGAGCTTGCCCGGTGCCTTGCGCGCCGCGGCAATCACATCCTTGATGTTTTTGACATCGGGCTGGGTGGCGTTGGTCACCAGCACATTGGGCACCACGGCCAGCAGGCTGACGGGCGCGAAATCCTTGACCGGGTCGTAGTTGAGCTTGCTGTACAGCGGCTTGTTGGTGGCCATGCCGATGGACGTGATCATCATCGTGTAGCCATCGCCGGGCTGCTTGGCCACATAGTCCGCACCAATGTTGCCACCTGCACCGGGCCGGTTCTCGATCACGAAGGGCTGGCCCAGCGTCTTGCCGGCCTTTTCGCCCAGCGTACGCGCAATCGCGTCCATGGCGCCGCCGGGCGGGAAGGGCACGACCCAGCGGATCGGCTTGTTCGGCCAGTCGGTGGCGGCAGGCTGTGCGTGCGCAGCGAGGCCGAGGCCGGCCAGGGCCAGCAGGGCCAGCAGATGGCGTTTGGATGGCATGGTGTTTGTCTCGCGGGTTTTGTATTGGTGGGGTGGCTCAGATGGCCG from Acidovorax sp. FHTAMBA carries:
- a CDS encoding tripartite tricarboxylate transporter substrate binding protein, encoding MPSKRHLLALLALAGLGLAAHAQPAATDWPNKPIRWVVPFPPGGAMDAIARTLGEKAGKTLGQPFVIENRPGAGGNIGADYVAKQPGDGYTMMITSIGMATNKPLYSKLNYDPVKDFAPVSLLAVVPNVLVTNATQPDVKNIKDVIAAARKAPGKLTYASAGNGTSIHLAGEVFTSLAQVDMLHIPYKGSGPAVSDLLGGQVNYMFDSITSARPHIQSGKLRALGVTTAKRSSTLPDVPTLAEAGVPGYEVSPWFAVFMPASTPKAIVGKLNKALLDAMKDPEVAKRFDTIGAEPVGSTPDELAKHLALESERWTKLITERGIKLD